From Paenibacillus sp. PvR098:
ACACTGTATTGGCGGGACTTTCATGCGGCTCCAAAAAGAATTTATACCTAAGCCCTGAGGCCAGCGCCTGCTTCTCCGCTTCTTCTTTGGAAAGGCCGACAAGACTAGGCGTATCCACAGGTTCGTTGGAAGAAGGCTGCGTGTCTGCGGGTGTCTCCGTAGGTTCATCCTGCTCGATGTTCGGCTCAGGCACAGGTTCTGTTGAAGACGGAGGGGTTTGAAACGATATGTCTCTCTGATGGGTATCTGTAGCAGCAGAAGGCTGACGTTCCTCCGGTCCGCCCAAGCCGAACAAAAAAATGAGGATCAGCCCGGAAAAACTGGCAATGCCAGCTCCGATCAACAGCTTGATGCTTGCGCGCCACAAGAATCCTCTTCTTGGAGGTTCCTCTTCGTTCGATTCCTCTGGCTCATCAAGTTCTTCTTTCTCTTCTAAGTGCAGCTCCTCCATCGGCTGGACTGCTTGAGCCCATGGCTCCTGCACCACCTTTTGCAAGCTAAGAATAAAGGAAGATAGCGTATTTTGATCGTTCCATGCGCGTCTCCAAGACATCATCAGCATGTCAAGATTTCCCTCAGGAATTTCATTGAGCGCAGAGCGCAGCGATTGCTCCGCAGCTTCCAATGAGTCAGGCTGCGCTTCTGAACGGGTGAGGAGCTGATAAAGCAAGCCGGCCAAGCCCTGAACACCGCGCTCCGAAGTCTCTCCCTTTTCCCAATAGTTGATGATTTTCAGCTGTCCGTCTTCACCGACCCATACATTGCTTGAGAGCACGGTAAAGCCTGCGATCTCATGCTCCATAGCATCTTGCAAGCCTTTCCCAAGCTCGGCCACCATAGTAATCATTTCCTTGGGTGAATAGG
This genomic window contains:
- a CDS encoding PASTA domain-containing protein; this encodes MEKRINQRYELLDPIVPMRSGILYSGNDLSLNRELLIFVVESQGKAHKKAYMRLLQDVAMFNDNRFLHILDVGIESHRIFAALKTFTGQPLIQFLKYHTYSPKEMITMVAELGKGLQDAMEHEIAGFTVLSSNVWVGEDGQLKIINYWEKGETSERGVQGLAGLLYQLLTRSEAQPDSLEAAEQSLRSALNEIPEGNLDMLMMSWRRAWNDQNTLSSFILSLQKVVQEPWAQAVQPMEELHLEEKEELDEPEESNEEEPPRRGFLWRASIKLLIGAGIASFSGLILIFLFGLGGPEERQPSAATDTHQRDISFQTPPSSTEPVPEPNIEQDEPTETPADTQPSSNEPVDTPSLVGLSKEEAEKQALASGLRYKFFLEPHESPANTVFRQDLEAGQKVAKGESITFWISKGN